In Nerophis ophidion isolate RoL-2023_Sa linkage group LG03, RoL_Noph_v1.0, whole genome shotgun sequence, the following are encoded in one genomic region:
- the fam167b gene encoding protein FAM167A: protein MDVQHSGGEGDTGGLDKVKALTEKLKLETRRPSYLEWQERLHSGPWKGKDPPKCDDQTQASASECPQVVPTICGFDSLDDALEFLRQELREMQVQDNHLARQLIRLRGEIHKLKVEQVCERHKEMLDNATYELEECDEDSDLLCDIPMKATFALSTPLKHLGLTKMNINSRRFSLC from the exons ATGGATGTGCAACATTCGGGAGGCGAGGGAGACACTGGAGGTTTGGACAAAGTGAAAGCACTGACGGAAAAGTTGAAGTTAGAGACCCGCAGGCCGTCTTATCTCGAGTGGCAGGAGCGGCTCCATAGTGGACCGTGGAAGGGCAAAGACCCACCGAAGTGTGACGACCAAACCCAAGCATCAGCGAGCGAGTGTCCACAAGTGGTGCCCACCATCTGTGGCTTTGACTCTCTTGACGACGCTTTGGAGTTTCTCAGGCAAGAGTTG AGGGAAATGCAAGTTCAGGACAACCATCTGGCCCGTCAGCTGATCCGCCTGCGCGGGGAGATCCACAAACTGAAAGTGGAGCAGGTGTGTGAGCGCCACAAGGAGATGCTGGACAACGCCACGTACGAGCTGGAGGAGTGCGACGAGGATTCCGATCTGCTGTGCGACATCCCCATGAAGGCCACCTTCGCACTGTCCACCCCTCTCAAGCACTTGGGCCTCACTAAGATGAACATCAACTCCAGACGTTTCTCACTATGCTAA